Genomic window (Zingiber officinale cultivar Zhangliang chromosome 2B, Zo_v1.1, whole genome shotgun sequence):
gaaacttAGGTTGCCTCTTAAGAAACACTTATTTATGGTCATAAGCTTGACCCcttattagattcatctaaattgCGATCTTGGAaaggtaagatatttcaacaccttCTTACCAAGGACTCTTATTATAGAGAGAGCTTTAATCATAGGAGCTATAAAGTGAAGTATTGCTCTCTCTATTTTCGTCTGTTTGAAAGTTCTTTCAGGTGATCGAAGATGGTTCAGTGTGAGCTTCCAAATTCTGGCCTTGTGAAATTCTGCATACCCAAAGGAAAAACATATCTCCCACAAGCATGCTATATAAGATAGAACTTGAATCATATTAAGATGAACtgagtatgtatcaaaaattgaatcaaatccaacaaaatcaactataggtacctctatgaaattttctaaaaaatcactAACCTTGCATTACTAAGAGTTCCAAACATATGGATGTGATTGTCTCGTGGTCTTGTAGTGGCTCTAGCTCTGGCTCGAGTGGTGATGCTTCTGAAgggagtgattcttggggctttgcttccacTGTACAAGACTCTAAACAtctatcatcaaccaattccattcttacAAATCCTATAGTGtcaattggttgtgtgatcaaaggaggcGATTCTTGGGATGTTTCTTTTATAGTACATGTCCCTAtacttttatccaccacatcatcataATAAATGGTAAaagtccactaacatcaatattATCAACTAAAGGATCAACAACTTTATCAAAAATTTTACATTAATCATCCTCATCGAAAAATCTTCATCAATTTGTTGTAATGTCCGTAGAAACCATATCCCCCGTTGAACCATTATCTCTTCAAAAacttgtgttgtggtcttcatctgactAGGAGAAAGAGTTTCTAAGTCTTGGGATTCTTCCTAGAAAGTCGGTTTGATGTGTTGAGATTAACATAGTCCATCTAATGTTAAATCATCCTAAAATTCTGACGGACTCTAAGATATTTGAAAAGATTGATCAACACCTTACATGCTTCTATAATCAAAATCTTGATGATCCATTCAATATTAATTGTAGTACTGAGGTGGATTAGGGATATGCTGTTGTGTTTGGAAATACTCATGCTGCTGAGAATttcttagagttgaaagttttgaaTATGATGATTTCCCAAATCATAACTATCAGTGCTAGAAATTAGATCATTCATGACTTAATGTTTAGgttgaaataaatactaaatttcTGTATGAGTGTTAGCAACATTTTAGAAGATGTGACAAATAGCAGATGGATGAGACGTCCTACCACACACTCTACAAAGGTACTCAAATATAATTGATCATCATCATAATTTTCACTAATGGTAGATCTTACTCTTgcactcatgggtgtgaaaaTTCTCCTAAAggtctgcttgacatgttagtactcatgatatctaaaaaaaattatacggaaaaataaaaaaaaaatacaaaattaaagacaagaaggaaaatgcataatgaaaaaaaaagaaaagaaatgcagAAACAAAAGTAAACAAGTAAATGAAAAATCTATTAACAAGTCTAAATTAACtcatgctaatcaactaatgttaatcaaaACAGTCTTCGACAACGACGCTAAAAACTTAATGTGATAAATTCACAAGTGCACAAAAGTGTCATTAAGTAATAATAAGATCGAATTTACAAGGACTATTAATTAAACACTCGCTAAGTTCGCAAAGCAAGTTATCTAGATGATCATGGGGGTGTGTGGTCACAAGAACAAGTGAGAAAGAGAGAAGGAAAGTTGAGAGGgttgagagagagtgtgtgtgcgTGTGAGAGAGAGAGCTAAGCATGAGAGAATTGAGAGAGAGGTAGAGAAGAGAGCCGACTCAGAGGAGTGAGTGAAGGGTGAAGTAATTATAGGACTTTGGTTTCACCCAAATGATTATAAACATCTAATTTATGTTTGATTTCCTATCCTCAATTGGTGTTTATGCAGGTATACCATCCTATGGTATCCGATGTGAACTTTTACTTCTACAACGGTGTATCAACCCTAATCATTATCTACAATGAGTTAGGTTTGATCCATTAAGCTCTATGCCAACTTAGGGCTCCTCGTGGTTTTTCCTAAATCATTTTTGTGTTGTTGCCTTTTTACCATTCCATCCTTACATGCTATGATGGTAAGAGTACGAAGGTATATGATATGAACCATCATTTTGATAATGGAGCTTCATTATatggaatttatttgtttataagtTTGATCATTGAGTCACAAAGATAAGCTTAACGACCCAAGATTATTTGCTTAACAACCTAAGATTGTATGATAGTTGATGATCATTCTACTATCATCCATATAAATTTCTCCCATGTTAATCTTGTGCATTAAGTTTATAACCATGTTGTGACTTGCTATTGAAATTCTTACCTCATCGATCATGTTGatcactttgatttttttttattctttaaaaaaagaaagtttgatTAGGGCTGGATTTTTTTAGTGCATAGTGTTGGGTTTGAATATGAAGCCTTTTGCTAATGTTCTATTGCCTCCAACACTGTTAGTGGCATATTGATGTATCATTTCCTTGAGTTGATAAATGTTTCTGGTCTATAACATTAGcaagttttttttatttgcaCTTGAATAATTTTGATTTTCACAGTTGGACTGCTAATAAGGCCATAAGTGAGCTCCAACATGCTGCAATTACATAACAATGTTTCCCAATCTTGAAAGAGTGTGCAATGAAGATCCTTTTATGTTAAAAAGTGTGGCAAAGGCGAAACCCTCGCCCTCAGGGCCCCCGCCGCACCCTGCCCagggtcatcacgagggaggtaaatcacggtagctCGGTGGTAAATACGCAGTGGGCTGAGACTTTTCTTTTATGTTAAAAAGTGTGCTCTATATCTTTGTTGTCATTCAAACTTAGTTGTACCTACTTTATATGCTGTCATTGTCACCCTAGGCAATTAAAGTTGCCTCAAATGCAGAGTCTATTGAAAGTCATTTAAGTGGTATGTCATCCATCTGCCACTACTTTCTTCCATTCTAAATTGGCAATTGTTCAAAAAAGATACTTAGGCCCTGTAAGATTAAGCAACAAAATCTATTAATTGTACGAGCTACTGTTGCCCCCATGAACCAAGAAGTTGAGAAAAGTTTGTTGTCTGGATCCTAAGATTCTGCCATTTGTCATTACTTTTTTCATAAGCATGTTTTACTGTATGCATAACTCATAATATGATAGAGCAGTAGACCCTACTATTGTCCTTACAGCTTCCTATATTGCAATGACATTCTATATCACTTGGTAGTTTTATCATTTTGCGGATGGACTTTTTTCCCGTATATGCTCAACTTGGGATAACCACATTCAGTatgtttacccattaatttttataattttgtataggaatgtttaaagtatttcttttaTCATTACTACTACAATTTCTATATTAATTCAATGCAGTAGTGCTTACTATTGTAAAAAAGTAAATTTGTGTGCTAAATCCATAGATTAAGCTACCATTGATTCATTTGTGGTAAACATTATTTGTTCTTGTTTTTATAGGTTTGAGCGTCCAAGAATCTGAAGATGCAGCTAGGTTTAGTAGCTTATGAGTTGTAAAAAGATGTTGTGTAAACATTATGTGTATATATAATTTTGTAAATGATGTTGTGTAAAAGATGTTGTGTATTGTAAAAATATTATTGTAAATAGATGTTGTACATGTATTATAAAAGACAACGATTAAAGATGTTGATTTTCttactaattaattttgtaaaagatGTTGTGTACCGTTTGCCTTAcaaaaaattgagttttaactattaaaaaaatgaataaagaTAATGGTTTTATAAACTATTGTGAAAAAAATTCAAAGACAATGGTCTTTCATTGTTGTCAAAACATTTCTAATCAAGATGTTTTATTGTTGTCAAAAGAATTcaaagaaaatgatttttaaacgttgtgaaactattgtctttggtattaaaagacaatagtttaagATCGTTGTAAAATTATTGTCTATGATGCTTAAAGATAACAATTTTAAAACTGTTTTCGTTTTAGTTTACTTTTAATAATAGTGTaaattacaataatttttaaagggcAAAGAAAATGGATAATGTCTTTAAGcatttttgttgtaaatttctAGGCATCATTAGCTAAGGCTGAAGTCATTGAAGACATGATTTCTAAGCAACTACTCATACACTAGTCAACTAGTAAAGACGACTAGTCAACTTATACAACTTGAAAAGAGTCGATGACCGAAAAAGATGCACAACAATGGTCGACTACCATGTTCAATCAACTGATGGGTGCAAACTAGTTGATTGATTAGTAAATTCTGAAACATCAAGCAGCCTATAAGAGGAGAAAAGCTTAGAGATCTTGAAACTAGCTCTCGGAGCTTTTGGAAGTGGTTCTCGAGTGAATGCAGGGGCATTCCTGAGCCATCTCCTAAGCAAGGTAAAGAGAAAGAAAGCAAGATAAGAGTAAACCATCACTGTTGTAACCTTtcgtttgttttgttttttttaaattattattattattatttttaacaatATGTGTTGAAAGAGGTTTGTCTACCTTTACAAGAGAGTTCCAAAAAGGAGAGAGATAGAGTGATTCATCAAGAATTCCAAGTCATGGAGAAGGAATTAATCTGAGAGATTGCCGAACCACGTTTTTGTCATGTGTTTGTATCATTATCTCTGTTTGTattttaagttattattttgtATTTGCCACAACTCGAATTGTAGACACATGCACAAAAGAAGCAAGCATCTATTCAACCCCTTTCCACATCCAACATGACCACAAAACCTACTCCATTAACAACACAACTAGAACTTACCACCATGGCACTAGTAGATTTGGGCCACCATATTTCCGCACAACAAACTTATTGAGATTCATCCCACCATCCTCATGGCAATGTGGACAACACCCATTCCCACCTTCCCTAGTCTTCCTCAAACTGAAGTATTATATTGGAAAGTATCTACCATGTCCATAGTTTGctgtttcctttttgtaatcCCACCATCTACCTAGTAAGACACCAAGAGCATCCATGAACCATGTGATTCATTCAATGCAGCAATAGGCAGTGCACTACAATCTATAGACATACTTAGATACTCATCATTCTAATGTTGCTTCAAACCAGCAGCTTTTGTTCATGTATGTGGAATGGGGGAAGTTAAAGGAAAGTTAGTATTCATTAATTCCTTGCTGATTAATCTTCCTTTGTCATTTCTCCGATCGGTATTGAGATTGTTTTCTTACTTAGTTTATCACTTTGTGTTATTACATCCTCAAGATGGTTGTCCATGAGTATTGTGAAGATTTAATATACAATAAATGTTCCCAAATCCTGATATCTCTGTACTAATAACCACTACTTTcttcttcaaatttttttatccttttttttttaaaaaacaaactgTGTAATCTTCAAGACTGAGGAACACTTCGATCATGCATGTCTATAAAATGTTTTATTTTCCACCTGCCACTTCACAGATAAAGAACGCAACAACTCAAGCAGAATATATAATAGAACTAAACTAATACACAGAAGAAATGAGCACACGAACACTCTAATTAAGATCACACTGGCCTTGCAGCAGCTAAAAGAAGGCAGAAAATAATTAACATGATAAATCTATCTGAAGAGGTCTCTGATGATGTCAGCCTGAGGGCTATTGACGTCGAGCGTAGCCATGAGAGCCGAGAGGCGATCGCTCAGGTCGTCCACCTCGCGGTGCAAGCTCTGCACGTAGGAGCACGTCTCCTTCAGCAGCTTCGCTGCCGACGCCTGAACCTAAAAACGTAAGTGTCTTTTCTACAAAAAGTTTAAGAATTTCAGTAACGGTCAATCAGTTACTCTGCCCATGCTCCTCCGGCGGGATTCCGGCAGCAACGACTGCAGCTTGGAGACGAGCTCGCTCATCTCCTCGTCGGTGATCCGCCGGCCTCGGCTCGACATCGAGGAGAAGCTGACGACTCTTTGTTAATTCAGTGCAGGGATCTAGAGGAGCATGACAGTGGAGGAAGGAACTGAGAAATGAAAGGGCAACTGCATGAGGGTCTGTGAAAGGTAATAGCACGTATTATAGAGTAGCTCCGGGGTCCATGTGTCTTGCCCAGGTACTAACATGGAGACCCTCTGGTTTACTCTTATTGACCAAGATGTTTGCTTGCATTTATTAGCTCAAttctcatgcatttttttttaatatttggggtattattatttgaatttttctTCATTTTCAGCTAAATTCAAGTTAAGTTAGATAAGTTGAACAAAAGGTAATAATAACTCAGTTCACCCTCAAAACCCTAATAATTACTTCTTTTCTTGTTACATCTAAAGGATAGGAAGATTTTGGATTAtgaagaaaaatagttttttgtTGATGAATAAATGTATCTATCAAGTATATCAAGAGTAAAAAAGGAATGGTAAGCATGTGATAAGCAATTGATGTCTTGATGTGCATATCTTCacatgcatgtcttgctatgaatgTAGTTCATAAGGCACCTTTACCTCCTTATGTACATTTTTCCTATGTAGGGCATGCAAGTAGATAGAGACAATTTATCAAATTAAGAGTTAGATGCATACATGTCCTTACCATAATTATGATAATATGGTACCTAaataaatacataatttataTACTTAGGGTTTTGGATTTGAAGTTTGAAATTTGACTTGACAACAATCATGGAGACTTATTTATGCACTTGAGCAAAACCCAAAGGGCCTCCTTGAAAGGTCAAGGTTTTAGTGAATATAAATAAAAGTTATCACGACGTTTTTAAGAATAAAATCCTAACAACAATATTTAACAATTGAGATAAAtcttattggtgcaatcgatctcAAGTCAACATTGACCAAGTTTACCAAGTTCGGGTCAAATCGAGTTCGGGATTCGATATTTAATCAATATATGAGACAGaagtcaagtatttggtcaattaggtcaaggttaatcAAATACTTGACGATGTCAGAAGTCCAACAAGAAGTTGGAAGGAGAAAAGTTTAAGTGGATTGGTGATTGAAAGTCCAACTATTAGTTggtaagaggaaagtccaagtgggtcaaggaggaccagacatttggtgattAGAAATCCAAAGAAAAGTTGGCTAGAAgaaagttcaagtgagtcaaggaggatcAGACACTTAGTGATCAGAAGTCTAATAGAAAGTTagaaagagaaaagtctaagtgggtcaaagagaatAGGACATTTGGCGATTAGAAGTCCAATTGAAAGTTGGCAAGAGGAAATTCCAAATGGGTGAAAGGttaactagacacttggtgagaaaattttgataagtcaaggttgatcgaatattGTGCAATGAAAAGTCTCAGCATGTCACAAATGACTGGATGTTGAACAAAGGAAGTCCTGGTAGGTTGAGGTCAATCGAATACTAGGCAAGATGCAAATTTAGCcttgaaaagaatgaatttagAGTTATCAATTGATTGGGGTGATGTAGCATTCAAttggtaaaccctaaacctagaatTCAGGGTTTAGGGGTTGGGCAATCAATTGGTGCAATCAATTGAAGAAATCGATTGGTGCAATCAATTGAAGAAATCAATTGGTTATTTCCTACCAGTAAAAGGTAAtctaaagcaagaaaagagcaagcaaaGCAAGGTTATTCATTATCAAGTCATTTTCAATTTCTTTTATAATcatattttcttttcttgttgtgTTTTTGTAAGAACAAGTTTGTACGAGACTTTTCTACCTCCAGAAAATTTTCGAGAAGTAGGGTGTTCATAGTGGAAGTGATCTCTGGAGTGGACTCTTGAATTAGTTACCTCAAGGATGTagatacaaaataaaattttagagttGTGCATGTGGAGTTGAAGTTGATTCAAATTTTTACTCTACATTCAATGACAAGCACAAAGCAATGACAAGAAACGatcagagctattcaccccctctagctcgcatgagtcctaacaagtagtACTTGAACGAGACCACTTTTCATCGGACTAATTGTCAGAAGAAGCACGAGCTAGAGAGAGAATAATAAGTTGAGATTTTGAGCCCTAAATCTCAGCAAGTCAAAGGACTAATTATTGAAGGAGTTCAACTTCACAATGGAACCTTGGGATGGATTTAGATATGACATCTGGGCACCTTCACCTTTCTATTAGGAGGCTTCgatctttgaaaataaaaaatgaagaatttcttgatgatgaaTATAAAGCAATGGTTTTCTCTAATGTAAGAATTtgaagctcctaaagacaaaaagggagaacctctttAGAAGAGCAAATGGACTAAGTAGCAAGTCAAGAGATCCAAAGCTCATGATAAGGTAACCAAACTTGTGGTTAATTTGTTTCCTAACAATATCTTGTGCAAGATAGGTGCATACCAaggtgccaaggagctatggagcaagttggccaagCTCCCTGAAAATCCATTATTGGCATAAAATGAAGATGAGCCCAAGGAGGGAGACTCGTTGACACTAGAACAAGAGGACTTGAAAGTTGAGAGGTATTCAACATCTGAGGAGGAAATTGAAaaagtatccacctcaagaattgAGGGGGAGTATGAGTCATTAACATCGAAATGAGAAGAAGTCTCTACATCTAGAATCAATAAAGAAGAATGTGCCACCTCTACGACTGAAGGTATAACAATTTTGGttgttaaaaatcaaaattatatcATTTTCTTTGAGTGTAGAGAAAAAGGATACTATTAGAGAAAGTATCCCAAATTAATGAAGAAGAATGTTTAAGTGGCATCCAAGGTGAGAGAGAAGTCAAAGGAGGTCGGAACCTTAATACTCAAGGGCAAAGAGCACATAGTAtgtttcttgtgcaatcaaaaaaaatattatcaaaatcaatgTTCAAAGAGAAGGCCTTCAAGTAAGAATAAGGCAGGAAGCTCAAATTAAGGGAGAGCTTCTAAGAACAAACTAAAGATACCATTAGTTAATAGTATTTCCTTATATCATGATAACAAGTATGCTAGAAATAAGTTTTATGATTTTAGTACttattatcatgaaaatagaaagtgtGATAATTCTAaggataattataaattatattatgCTAGAACAACTTCACCTAATTAAGGATAGTAAGGATCTAGGCAAAATTTTAAAAAGCCTACACATGCCTAGAAAAAGGAATATCCAAGGCAatcatga
Coding sequences:
- the LOC122049438 gene encoding transcription factor ILI3-like; amino-acid sequence: MSSRGRRITDEEMSELVSKLQSLLPESRRRSMGRASAAKLLKETCSYVQSLHREVDDLSDRLSALMATLDVNSPQADIIRDLFR